In Aegilops tauschii subsp. strangulata cultivar AL8/78 chromosome 3, Aet v6.0, whole genome shotgun sequence, one genomic interval encodes:
- the LOC109773856 gene encoding uncharacterized protein: MAPKRAAPRKPPATPRKRPATADPASSSEEDSSGSSTSHDQEVADEEMGESESEEPAEDGGEGEGEESTEDGGEWEAEPGLQPAAKNPPQSNKLPARKRGKTPARAPVHQNGEKKKPQHIGSAEPKQRKSRRIWSPNDEVLILEELAEHRRQHGKVPAWGDYAFFESVAKRLEDSSCHYFVVKEKVRTLLRR; encoded by the coding sequence ATGGCCCCCAAGCGCGCCGCCCCACGCAAGCCTCCCGCAACCCCACGCAAGCGCCCCGCCACAGCAGATCCCGCCTCCAGTTCGGAAGAAGACTCGAGCGGTTCCTCTACCTCCCACGACCAAGAGGTGGCAGACGAGGAAATGGGGGAATCGGAATCGGAGGAGCCGGCAGAGGATGGGggcgagggggagggggaggaatCGACGGAGGATGGAGGCGAGTGGGAGGCAGAGCCTGGTCTGCAGCCCGCGGCCAAGAATCCACCTCAATCAAACAAGTTGCCTGCTCGCAAGAGGGGAAAGACGCCGGCGCGGGCACCAGTGCATCAAAATGGCGAGAAGAAGAAGCCGCAACATATCGGATCGGCAGAACCCAAACAAAGGAAAAGCAGGCGCATATGGTCTCCCAACGACGAGGTCCTGATTCTGGAGGAGCTTGCCGAGCACCGCCGCCAGCATGGGAAGGTGCCGGCGTGGGGGGACTACGCCTTCTTTGAATCTGTTGCCAAGCGCCTTGAGGACAGCAGCTGCCATTACTTTGTTGTCAAGGAGAAAGTTCGCACCCTGCTGCGTCGCTAG
- the LOC109773867 gene encoding pyruvate decarboxylase 1-like gives MDIGSVPSQDEDAAAATPREATLGRHLARRLAEVGARDVFAVPGDFNLTLLDELEAEQPSGGGVRLVGCCNELNAAYAADGYARARAGGVGACVVTFTVGALSAINAVAGAFSENLPVVCISGGPNSNDYGSNRILHHTIGLPDFSQELRCFQNVTCYQAVVNNLEDAHEQIDTAISTALKESKPVYISICCDLPSIPHPTFGHHPVPFFLSPRLSNQMSLEAAVEAAAAFLNKSVKPVLIGGAKMRVAKARKAFVELADACGYPFAVMPSAKGLVPEHHPRFIGTYWGIVSTPFCGEIVESADAYLFAGPMFNDHTSVGYSLLLNKEKAIIVQPDRVVIGNGPAFGCVLMKDFLRALATQLKKNTAACEIHSRIFVPEGEPRPSEPGEPLRVNVFFKHIQKMLSGNSAVIAETGDSWFNCQKLKLPEGCGYECQLQYGSIGWSVGATLGYAQASKDKRVISLIGDGSFQVTAQEVSTMLRWGQNNIIFLINNGGYTIEVKIHDGPYNVIKNWNYTSLVEAFHNGEGKCYTAKVRTEEELEEAIEASLGPHKDSLCFIEVIVHKDDTSKELLVWGARLFAANNRPPNPQ, from the exons ATGGACATCGGCTCGGTGCCTTCCCAGGACGAAGATGCGGCGGCCGCCACGCCGCGGGAGGCCACCCTGGGCCGCCACCTCGCGCGCCGCCTGGCCGAGGTGGGCGCACGCGACGTCTTCGCCGTGCCGGGGGACTTCAACCTGACGCTCCTCGACGAGCTCGAGGCCGAGCAGCCgtccggcggcggggtgcggctcGTCGGGTGCTGCAACGAGCTGAACGCCGCCTACGCCGCCGACGGCTACGCCCGCGCGCGCGCAGGCGGCGTCGGCGCCTGCGTGGTCACCTTCACCGTCGGAGCGCTCAGCGCCATCAACGCCGTCGCCGGCGCTTTCAGCGAGAACCTCCCCGTCGTCTGCATCTCCGGGGGCCCCAACAGCAACGACTACGGCAGCAACCGGATCCTGCACCACACCATCGGCCTCCCCGATTTCTCGCAGGAGCTCCGGTGCTTCCAGAACGTCACCTGCTACCAG GCAGTGGTGAACAACTTGGAGGATGCACATGAACAGATTGACACTGCCATCTCCACTGCACTGAAGGAGAGCAAACCTGTTTACATCAGCATCTGCTGCGACCTCCCTTCAATCCCTCATCCCACATTTGGCCACCATCCTGTCCCTTTCTTTCTCTCCCCAAG ACTGTCAAACCAGATGAGCCTGGAAGCAGCGGTGGAAGCCGCTGCGGCTTTCTTGAACAAATCGGTCAAGCCGGTCCTTATTGGCGGAGCAAAGATGAGGGTGGCCAAAGCGCGCAAAGCCTTCGTAGAGCTGGCCGATGCATGCGGTTATCCGTTCGCGGTGATGCCTTCTGCCAAGGGGCTTGTGCCAGAGCACCACCCTAGATTCATCGGCACATACTGGGGTATTGTGAGCACTCCATTCTGTGGAGAGATTGTGGAGTCAGCTGATGCCTATTTGTTTGCTGGCCCGATGTTTAACGACCACACCTCGGTTGGATACTCACTTCTACTCAACAAGGAGAAGGCCATCATTGTCCAGCCGGATCGAGTCGTGATTGGGAATGGGCCTGCATTTGGGTGTGTTCTGATGAAGGACTTCCTGCGTGCACTTGCTACCCAGCTCAAGAAGAACACGGCTGCGTGCGAGATCCATAGCCGGATTTTTGTGCCTGAGGGCGAACCCCGTCCCTCTGAGCCTGGAGAGCCTTTGAGAGTGAATGTATTTTTCAAGCATATTCAGAAAATGTTGTCTGGCAACTCGGCTGTTATAGCAGAGACTGGGGACTCATGGTTTAACTGCCAGAAGCTAAAACTACCAGAAGGCTGTGG GTATGAATGCCAGCTGCAATATGGATCAATTGGCTGGTCGGTCGGGGCTACTCTGGGATATGCGCAGGCTTCTAAGGATAAGCGAGTCATTTCCCTCATTGGAGATGGCAGCTTTCAG GTGACGGCACAGGAAGTGTCGACGATGCTCCGGTGGGGACAGAACAACATTATCTTTCTCATAAACAATGGGGGCTACACCATCGAGGTGAAGATCCATGACGGTCCTTACAACGTCATCAAGAACTGGAACTACACCAGCTTGGTGGAAGCATTCCATAATGGCGAGGGCAAATGCTATACTGCAAAG GTTCGAACGGAGGAGGAACTGGAGGAAGCAATTGAGGCATCCCTAGGACCTCACAAGGACAGCCTGTGCTTTATAGAGGTAATTGTGCACAAGGATGACACCAGTAAGGAGCTCCTTGTGTGGGGAGCTAGGCTTTTCGCCGCAAATAACCGCCCGCCGAATCCTCAGTGA